One genomic window of Pseudomonas aeruginosa includes the following:
- a CDS encoding HEAT repeat domain-containing protein, with amino-acid sequence MTCKNATLPEILELSPRLEDADPGVRRLALIELADLELPEALPLLIAALRGDPDPGVRGEAARLLEAWEEDAVVDALCAALADPVPAVADAAAQSLGELKEPAVGRRLLPWLGHADAFVRASVLRALRELRLEESAVPALAALGDPQAAVRREAVAVLGWLRHQPALAELARLASADVDPEVRRAATGALGLSREATVLPALCAALADAQWQVREEAATTLGKLGREEAGEPLLKALADDYWQVRLRAARALGRLRHRPAREALEALLGHPIGNLRKEAALALGELADPASAQALRVAEGDGDPEVRKAVRIALAQLRMPA; translated from the coding sequence ATGACCTGTAAAAACGCCACCCTGCCCGAAATCCTCGAACTGTCGCCGCGCCTGGAGGACGCCGACCCCGGCGTACGCCGCCTGGCGCTGATCGAACTGGCCGACCTGGAGCTGCCGGAGGCGCTGCCGTTGCTGATTGCGGCCCTGCGCGGCGATCCCGACCCCGGCGTGCGCGGCGAGGCCGCGCGCCTGCTGGAGGCCTGGGAGGAAGACGCGGTGGTCGATGCGCTCTGTGCGGCCCTGGCCGATCCGGTGCCGGCGGTGGCCGATGCCGCCGCGCAGAGCCTTGGCGAACTCAAGGAACCGGCCGTCGGGCGGCGCCTGCTGCCGTGGCTCGGGCATGCCGATGCCTTCGTCCGCGCCAGCGTATTGCGTGCGTTGCGCGAACTGCGCCTGGAGGAGAGCGCCGTGCCGGCCCTGGCCGCCCTCGGCGATCCGCAGGCGGCGGTGCGCCGCGAGGCGGTGGCGGTACTCGGCTGGCTCCGCCACCAGCCGGCCCTGGCCGAACTGGCCAGGCTGGCCAGCGCCGATGTCGACCCGGAGGTACGCCGGGCGGCCACCGGCGCCCTCGGCCTGAGCCGCGAGGCGACGGTGCTGCCGGCGCTCTGCGCGGCGCTGGCGGACGCTCAATGGCAGGTTCGCGAAGAGGCGGCGACGACCCTTGGCAAGCTGGGCCGGGAGGAGGCCGGCGAGCCGCTGCTGAAGGCCCTGGCGGACGACTACTGGCAGGTCCGCCTGCGCGCCGCGCGGGCGCTCGGGCGCTTGCGCCACCGCCCGGCGCGGGAGGCGCTGGAAGCATTGCTCGGCCATCCCATCGGCAACCTGCGCAAGGAGGCCGCCCTGGCCCTCGGCGAACTGGCGGACCCGGCCTCGGCCCAGGCCTTGCGGGTCGCCGAAGGCGACGGCGATCCCGAGGTGCGCAAGGCGGTGCGCATCGCCCTGGCGCAACTGCGGATGCCGGCATGA
- a CDS encoding DUF971 domain-containing protein encodes MTQPPLRLRNSARDGWLMLEWADGAVSRIDHARLRAACPCAQCRAQRLRGRIVAAEQGVRLRDIRLQGYGVQLLFDDGHERGIYPWSYLRDEL; translated from the coding sequence ATGACCCAGCCGCCGCTGCGCCTGCGCAATTCCGCCAGGGACGGCTGGCTGATGCTCGAATGGGCGGACGGCGCGGTCAGCCGGATCGACCATGCGCGCCTGCGCGCCGCCTGTCCCTGTGCGCAATGCCGGGCGCAGCGCCTGCGCGGACGGATCGTCGCGGCGGAGCAGGGCGTGCGCCTGCGCGATATCCGCCTGCAGGGCTACGGCGTGCAGTTGCTGTTCGACGATGGTCACGAGCGCGGTATCTACCCCTGGTCCTATCTGCGCGACGAACTCTGA